In the genome of Macrobrachium rosenbergii isolate ZJJX-2024 chromosome 53, ASM4041242v1, whole genome shotgun sequence, the window atgtactgtgtattaATTTATGTGGTAATGCTGCTGTAACTGGGTAATATCTATGATGACTAAGTTGGTTAGAAAATGAGAATtgaggaattttttctttttgtagagaGTAAAAAAAACTGGGTCAAGATCACTTTTGTACCAATATATTATGTGTTTagtgagaatgaatgagaatgatcagtttttttttttaaattaaaggttGTGTTtacgtacagtacagtatagaaatgtactgtacatgtatttgtTAAAAATAGACTACAGCTTATTCTGGCACAGTAGCTTACACTTCAATACTTTTATGATCACAATGATATCACAGATTTATCTGACtatttttacaaaggaaaataatacatatattatttttagtattttttggtaatctagggaaaaaaaaaaaagctaaagttTCCTAGTTTTGCAATACAATGGACTGCTCTTGCTTTCAGCACAGACTGCTGGACATCAAGTCCACACTTTGTAACACAACTTTACCAGAAAAACGCTTAAAGCAGAATATGACTGGACCAACTTAGTAGCACAGATGACTTGAGAAACTATTTCATGTGCTGTTTACACGAGGAAATGATCTTTGACTTTTTGTATATCGAACATACTGATGGTGCAGGCTAATGTCAGGATATTTAGGCTATATACTACTTAAATACTATTTGGAGTCAGCTTTACAGTACTTAATTTTCCGTTTCTCTGACAGAACATTCAGCATGTTTCTCTTTCTGCTGTGATGAAAGTACCAGTATGTAAAGATTTGGTGCTGATTTCAATGCAAACCAGTGAAGTGGTATTTTTTCCACTTCTCAAATGCTGAGGTGATCCtccatttattttacatttcctttgAATCTGTCTACAGGTGAATTCAGTAGCATTAATATGCCCACGCCATGAAAAAGGGCTGAAATCACTGCAATGAATGATCATTATAGAAAATACATTCCACTTATACCTATCACTCGTCATACATAATGTTTCATACTGAATTGATCTTTCACAGACAGTGTGAATAGTGCCATAGATTTAGACTGCTTTCTAAATACACAACTACTTAATGCAATCTACATCACAATACAGTATTGCTTTCACAAAATACTTATCTCTAATTTGGTTCGAAAGGAGGTGTTTACTAGTCAAATTAAAATCACATAAATGCAATAGGTAATTTGGAATTGCTTAGGTTTGGGTTCACTAGATACTTTTTTGTGATTCATGCTGTATTCAACTGCTAAAGtactttaaaattacatttttatattgcaATTATTATGTAGATTACCTTAAATACTACTGCAGTTTTCAGTCTTTTACCTTAGACTTATGTGCTATTATCATCATATTTCTATAACAAACgaattattttttgtactgtgctatcattaatgcaaaattaaaaagatttagaataataaattttaagacTCTTTAAACTTACTGGTTATAAAATCTTGTTTGTCACCAAAGATGAGATTTGTGTAGTTTACATCTTTGTTGTTTAATCGAAGTAGCTTTTGCTTCTACATTCCATTAGATTAGGATTATTATACCAAATGTACATTACTTTGCACTGGAATTTGTGCATTTGTAATTGATGACCAATACTTTATTCAATAACTCAAAggagcagcaacaacagcacaGCCATGCTACAATATTCCATCTTCAGAGTCACACGTAAGTGAAAAGAAGGTTGTGGCACTTTCTGCAAGTTCTTCACGTTTCATGTATAGATAATTAACATATTTTACAAActtattagcattaacttttcaGTTGTCCATtttaagaatttaatatttttataatttttgtgatttctaTTACAGGATGGAAGCTAACGGTTATATTTAAGTTGTTTGTTAAGTTTTGAAGCAGATTTACTTATGTGAATCCTATTCTTAATGAAACTGGGTTGTatgcttgaaataataataataaatatatcaaactaTAATCAAGGGTTTTTCATTTCTACTCTATTCCATATGGGCTAATCCACCATGCTAGGCTACTCTAATATGTGGCACATCAGTTCCTGCAAACCAAAAATTCACTTGCAAAACTGAGATGCTCGACTTTATCAGGATGCGGTAAAACTGTAGACTATGCCTGCGTCCCTCTAGTTCAGTAACTGCTGTACCAGCTTACACGTAAAATGGACACTTTTTTTTCAAGTACTAcccccttggggatgaatgtaaaaacatatacaaaagacAGCAAATATCACAACCATATATAAGACACCAGCATAAACAGACTGTGGTTGGTAAATATTCCACTCGGTGGCTGATGGGAATCGGGTCAAAGTAGTAGTCTGCAGTTTTACCCAGATTATTTCCTGTACTGTACTGTCATTATCAAAGTCGTTTAACAAAATTCTGATGACCTTCATGAAGGTCACTATCCAACTTTCATGAAGTTCAACAGAATTTTGTTAAATGAGAAGCGACATTTTAaaacgatgcaaagaacctttagtactgtCCACAATGAATGGTACAGGTGGTAACCAATTGGGAGGTATCCTTTAAATGGACCCCCTGTAGCCTATgccaaagaaaagtaaatttaacaGAAGCTCCTCGCTGTCAGGCCAGTATTAATGGTTTACTCAAGACATACACTAACCTTGGCTTTAAATCCTTCAAGCCCTGCCTAGCCCATGCCTGTAAAAGGAATTTATgtccaaaattacaaaattaaatcttACCTGGACGACACCCCTTGAAGAGCCGACGTAACAAGCAATCAGTCTTCATTAATGTCTCTAGTTCTAATATTCCTCGTCCTATAATATTTTAACTGTTTGTCTTTAAACTTCCAAATTCAAACGAATATACTTCACCAACATCACATGCACAAGCACACTCAACAAACGACAAGGTAAGGCTCGCCTGAAGAACGATCCCTGTAATGGAAGTGACGTTAGTTGACATTTGCGATGGTGAGACGTACACGATTTCACAGTTCTGTGGGATCTTGCTGTGGAAGAGGTTTTAGTTAACTACTGTACACAATTTCACAGTTCTGGCAATTAGTGGCTGATGCTTATGAGACGAGAAAATATTGTTTCTcaattattgaattttatatccagtatacagtgtatacacacacatgtacagtatatatataatatgtgtgtgtatatatatatactatatatattaatcacttaatgtaaattgttttataaagTTCAGAGGCATCCAGAATTTTTTGATACTGAATATaggatacaaacatacatatgcacatatagatcaacacgcatacatatactgtgtgtatatatatatatatatatatatatatatatatatatatatatatatatatacatatacatatatacacagtatatatcttaTGCTAAATATACTTATCAATTTGTTCGGTGCTTCATACAACAACTCTGTACAGTAGAAGCAAAAAAGACATTTCCCACATAGCAGGAGAGGAGACTCTAATAAACGTCTCGCACATCGTGGTCCCATAAAATGAGGAAAAGTGAACCGCCTGTTTATCCTTCACTTTGAATGTTTACCAATATTTGGACCCTGGCATAACACTTGTCAGTTGACATAAGCCTAATTCaacagtgacttttttttccgattttttttatgtgagaggCATTGTGTCCCACTTTGCAAGCGCTATTTCTTCCGTTTGAGTTGAAAAGTTTTTCCACAACAGCAGgtgtgttcataataataataataataataataataataataataataataataataataataataataataataatatatagttatactgATTCTTTTCTATAATTACTGTCTTATTAGTAAGTTACATATATGGACTGTCACATAATTCGCTCTggggagaagttggacagctaagagagggagagagagagagattaatggaacatgtgaaaataaaacacacacacgcacacacaaagacaaCTAAGAGAGGGCAAGAAAAGCGTTTACCTCGAGACAGGATGACGGATATGTCTGCGTCGGTCGCCTGTTTACATTTGTAAACGCCGCCTTGAAATGATTATCTCCCGAGTGATGGTTGACTGAAGCTTTACGGGCCAAACCGCGAATAACTTGAAGGAAATCGTACATTGTATTCGAAGGAGATTGGGAAATAATGTTGAACTAACTCAGTTCCACTTTCTATACTTAGAAAAGAAGCACTATGTAAGTTACCCGAGGACGCATTATATGTTTTttaatctctgaaaaaaaaaaattcaccgaaATATGGAACACTTAAGATTACGATGTTCAGTATCTTTTTAGCATGGCAGAAATACTATAgggatcaattttttttaaatagtacaAAGTTTTGTAACAGACCACTGAGAAAAAGGACTAACTTGAAACAGAACGTATATGCCTAACTAGACCAGTTGAATTCAACGAATCTAAAGTAATTATCCTGAGAAACAATACTAGAGCGAATTTTGATTAAGCAAATCATATGtgaaaattctgtaaaattgACTATCGTTATGCAACCGTCTTTGGTAGCCTTAAAAAGAGAATCATGTACCATGCTGGCTGTACAGATGTTTGGCTTAGCGTTTATTGTCCTTGCCTATAAGTCTTGCAACGGAAGATTTATGTCTGAGTGTCTAGACGGTTATCCAACACAAACAACTATgtcttatatatacacagagcaCTGAATTCGATATCTGCTATGAACACGAAACAACACGAAAAACCGGGATGACCATTTTTGGGAACATGCAAATTgtggttgggggggtggggagactTATAGTCACGCATGCGCGTCAATAAAATAGGGGGCAGCAAAGGACCCCTCGGTAGTCATATATGCAAGTGATATAAAGGAGGGGATCTTGCAACCGTGCATTCGATGAGCTGCTGTCGCCATGTGCAGAGGAACAACCTAGGGAGAATCAGTTTGATGGTTGGTCGTGTGTTTCGAATCGCTGTTGACAACACCAGAACTACAAAGATGTTTCGcgtgagtaatctctctctctctctctctctctctctctctctctctttcttcgttaTTTTTTACGACATAACAGTGCATAACAGTTTACATTAGGCCTATGTACGGGCATCTAAAGTGGCGTCTACTGTAATTAAACCTGTAGTTTATTTACCTTCCGTCATGTACCGTAGTTTGTTAATAGATGGTGTACCGTAGTTATAATGCAGTACTGTAGTTGTTTGCATATACAGTGATTTCTCGATTTAATATAACTACAAAATTTACGAAATACAGCAAAATTTACGAAAACCATAGATGCATTTTGCTTCATGTTAACTGTGCGTCAAGTTTTCCTAGTGAGTTTTGAACattgtgataaaataaattccattttcttcttaaatcttTCTTCAGTTTACATCCTTCAATAATAATTCTCACGAAAAAGATATTATCATTCAGTAAACTTCAGTTTCTAAGTTTCAGACGAAACTGCtaattcccccccccttttttttttactttagcagATAATGCAGTTCTcccttgtctttttttatttttttttttatttcagcagatAACGCAGCTGGTGTGGGCCTTCTATTTGGCCACAGCTATGGTTTCTGCCAGTGACAGGACTTTCGCCATTGGAGGATACGGCAACTTGGCCCGTTACATCGGATATGATTCCCTTCGGAGGACGGTCAAGTGTCCCCGTCAGATCAACTGTCCGTATCCGTATAACCAGTCCCCTTGCTGCGTCCAGCCGCAGCCTATGCCCCCtgttcctcctccaccacctgCTCCAACGTTACCCCCAGCTCCTATGCCTGGCCCATGCCCTGTGCAGCCGAACTGTGCCTCACCCTACTACCATTATAACCCTTGCTGCTATCAGCCTGCCCCTACACCTTCTCCAACACAGCCACCAACCCCTCAGCCGACTGCACCTCCAACTCAAGCTCCCACATCACCACCAACGCCCCCACCAACCCAGCCCACACCACCACCGACTCAGCCAACAGAACCTCCAACACTGGCCCCCCCAACACTACCTCCAGCTCCCATGCCGACGTACATTCCCGTACCTCCTCCCCAGCCTCAGCCTCAGCCGTAAGTGCTGCGTCTATGGACATAATGTCTCTTAAGAGAAGGAGATCGAAAGTGACTAAATTGTCTTCATCTGTctcaaatatataatgtatatacttgcCACTTGGCGTATCTCTCCTTAATAAACGTTCTTCTGTGACTTCTGCAGGTGTTGCAACTACAACTACATGTGTCCTCCACAGCCTACTGTCTGTCCTTATGCcgcagcagcagctgcagcagcagccgCTGCTGCCAGAGGCAGAAGGTCTATCAGACGTGCAGAGGTAAGAAACTGAGTCgattccattttgaaaaaaaaaaaaatcctcagaaattttctttatgagaaaataacagtattattattattattattattattattattattattattattattattattattattattattattattattattattattattgttatgtagaTGAACCAAGAATTATGTACAATAaggggaaaaatgtaaaaaaaacccGATGCTTAAAAATCTGTAAGTCTATTTGGCTCGAGTGTTTAGCAGGTAAAACGTACCATTTGTTTCTCCAGCGTCCTTGCCATATTGACGGGCACTGCCCTTCTGACTCTTCGTGTTGCTACGACGGCTGCGCCACGAACAAAGTCTGCAAAAGGACAGCCTATCCCAATGCAACAGTCACTTATCAGCCTCCGAAGGTATGCTTCCTCACGCATCACGTTTGAAGCCTTAGACCGATATTTTAGTTCGACATTGTTTGACAGCTTTAAATAACTTTTGATAGCTTTGTGTTAATTCAGACTGAATGATTTGATGGACCAGAATGTAAAGTATTGCGCTTCCTTGTTCATCTATTAgtgaattatgataatttattttaatattcacagGTCAACATCACTG includes:
- the LOC136834068 gene encoding uncharacterized protein isoform X2, with protein sequence MSCCRHVQRNNLGRISLMVGRVFRIAVDNTRTTKMFRITQLVWAFYLATAMVSASDRTFAIGGYGNLARYIGYDSLRRTVKCPRQINCPYPYNQSPCCVQPQPMPPVPPPPPAPTLPPAPMPGPCPVQPNCASPYYHYNPCCYQPAPTPSPTQPPTPQPTAPPTQAPTSPPTPPPTQPTPPPTQPTEPPTLAPPTLPPAPMPTYIPVPPPQPQPQPCCNYNYMCPPQPTVCPYAAAAAAAAAAAARGRRSIRRAERPCHIDGHCPSDSSCCYDGCATNKVCKRTAYPNATVTYQPPKVNITVIFTSGCEDALTFFKNHLYPLFHYLKQYMNVELVPYGLVKVNGECQHGYGDCLGNWQIACASQHLPSQEAALSFSMCLMSNPWVILHGNFSSISNLGLQCVRNYPRSYRRMHTCGVGTEGRDLFLRAGARQYQLTRTLTQVPTVAFDGVVVIQRVSDLAYFPSLLCERLKGNSEASSLCQRVISSRSQG
- the LOC136834068 gene encoding uncharacterized protein isoform X1, coding for MSCCRHVQRNNLGRISLMVGRVFRIAVDNTRTTKMFRQITQLVWAFYLATAMVSASDRTFAIGGYGNLARYIGYDSLRRTVKCPRQINCPYPYNQSPCCVQPQPMPPVPPPPPAPTLPPAPMPGPCPVQPNCASPYYHYNPCCYQPAPTPSPTQPPTPQPTAPPTQAPTSPPTPPPTQPTPPPTQPTEPPTLAPPTLPPAPMPTYIPVPPPQPQPQPCCNYNYMCPPQPTVCPYAAAAAAAAAAAARGRRSIRRAERPCHIDGHCPSDSSCCYDGCATNKVCKRTAYPNATVTYQPPKVNITVIFTSGCEDALTFFKNHLYPLFHYLKQYMNVELVPYGLVKVNGECQHGYGDCLGNWQIACASQHLPSQEAALSFSMCLMSNPWVILHGNFSSISNLGLQCVRNYPRSYRRMHTCGVGTEGRDLFLRAGARQYQLTRTLTQVPTVAFDGVVVIQRVSDLAYFPSLLCERLKGNSEASSLCQRVISSRSQG